A single Lactuca sativa cultivar Salinas chromosome 8, Lsat_Salinas_v11, whole genome shotgun sequence DNA region contains:
- the LOC111905640 gene encoding GPI-anchored protein LLG1, which translates to MCDVVENGLSESFNSVIKDARKKPIITMLEEIRLYVMERIYILKIKDNTHQYYKVTGRNLLQQKQSCPVNFENENYTIITSQCKGPVYQREPCCNSFLQIACPHWEQINDEKTNCASTLFSYINVYGKYPPGLFASMCKGDKKGLSCEKIDTSTSKKGDKSQAATMCIKSPWVMIMGGVMVFVLEFFG; encoded by the exons ATGTGTGATGTAGTGGAGAATGGATTATCTGAGAGCTTCAACAGTGTAATCAAGGATGCAAGGAAAAAGCCAATCATCACCATGTTAGAGGAGATTAGATTGTATGTTATGGAGAGGATATACATTTTAAAGATCAAAG ATAATACGCATCAATATTATAAGGTGACTGGGCGTAATCTTCTTCAACAGAAACAAT CGTGTCCTGTGAACTTTGAGAATGAAAACTACACGATCATCACAAGCCAATGCAAAGGACCAGTATACCAACGTGAGCCATGTTGTAACTCCTTTTTGCAAATTGCATGCCCTCATTGGGAACAAATTAACGATGAAAAGACAAATTGTGCATCAACTTTATTTAGTTACATAAATGTATACGGGAAATACCCCCCTGGGCTTTTTGCTAGCATGTGTAAAGGAGACAAGAAAGGTCTTAGTTGTGAGAAAATCGATACATCTACTTCAAAGAAGGGAGACAAGAGTCAGGCTGCAACCATGTGTATTAAGTCACCATGGGTGATGATCATGGGTGGAGTCATGGTGTTTGTGCTAGAATTTTTTGGATGA